The Halobacterium hubeiense genome contains the following window.
CGGTGTCGGTGGGGAAGACGACGCCCACGGGCGTCACCTCGTAGGCGGATGCGTCGGTGGCGTACAGCTGGCGCGTGTACGAGTCGAAGCGCACGTCGCCGTCCACGCGGGCTTCGAGGTCGTCCACGAGCCCGGGTCGCTCGACGTCGCCGCTGACGTAGTCGTACTCCGACCGGTCGTCGGCCGCGGGAGGCGTCGCGTCGCGCCCCGGGACGCCGTGTTCGTTGGATGCCATCTGTTTGCACGCACCTACGCGGGACGACCTCCTTGTGTTTTCGGATGCGTGGTGTGGCGTCGTGAAACAGTTTAGTGGCTCCGCGCGAACGGAGACGTATGCCAAACGGGCCCACGACGCGAACGGGGGTGAAGTCCGACGAGACGCTGTTCGCGGTGTTAGCGGCGGTGCGAGAGTCAGATGGGGCGGGCGTCACGGAGCTCGCCGACCGCCTCGATGTCGCGAAGAGCACCGTCCACAACCACCTCGCGACGATGCGCGAGCACGGGTTCGTCGTGAAGCGCGACGGGAAGTACCACCTCGGGCTGGAGCTGTTCAACTACGGGCAGGCGGTGCGCAACGACCGCGAGGTCTACCGGGCGGCCCGTCCGGTCGTCGACGACCTCGTGGCGGCGACCGGCGAGATGGTGTGGCTGTTCACGCCCGAGGACGGCCGCGTGATGTACCTCTACGGCGGCGCCGGGGAGACCGGCATCGACGTGGACACGATTCTGGGGTCGTGGGACTACATGCACTGCACGTCCGGCGGGAAGGCGATTCTCGCGCACTACTCCGAGGAGGAAGTCGACGACGTGGTGGAGCGCCACGGGCTGCCCGCGCGCACCCCGAACACGGTCACGGACCGCGAGGAACTGGACGCGGAGCTGGAGGCGGTCCGCGAGCGGGGGTACGCGCTGAACCTCGGGGAGGACCTCGAAGGCATCCACGCGCTGGCGGTACCGCTGCGCTACGAGGACGCCCTCGTGGGGTCGCTGGCGGTCGCGGGGCCGGCCCACCGCGTCAGCCGCGAGCGCTGCGAGACGGAACTGCTCGACCAGTTGCGCGCGTCCACGAACGACATCGAACTCAACCTCGCGTACTCGTAGTCAGCCCGCCAGTCCCGCGGTTTCTGCGGCCACACAGCCCGCGCTCGCGCACTGCGCCGCGAGCAGCGCCGCCGTGAACGGGTACGCCAGCGCCATCTGCGCGCGGACCGACCATCGGGGCGCGACGGCGACCGCGAGCGCGGCGTCGGCGAGCGCGACCACACCGGCGACCAGCGCGAGCGGCGGGAGGACGGCCGCCGCGACGAACCCGACGACGAGCGCGGCGGCGAGCGCGTGAATGGCGGCGCCGACGCGCGTGCTCGCGCGGTCCCCGAGCAGCACGGGGAGCGTGCGCTTGCCGATGGTGCGGTCGAACTCCCGGTCGAGTCGGTCGATGGAGACTTTCAGCCCGGACAGCGAGACGACGAGGAGGGCGGCGACGGCGGCGACGCCGGGCGCGAGGCGGCCGGTCTGGGCGAGGTAGCCGCCGAGGAACGCGAGCGCGACGCCGACCGGGTAGTCGACGGTGACGGACAGCGGGTGCGTGTCGAGGACTGGCGCGTGGAGGACGGCGAGCGCCCACAGCGGGAGCGTCGCGGCGACCGCTTCGCGAGCACCGGCGGCCCACAGGAGCGCGGCGAGCGCGCTGAACCCGAGCGAGGACGCGACCGCGGCGGCCGTCGCGGCGGTCGCCGAGAGCACCGGGTCGTGCTCGCCGCGCACGTGTGCGTCAACGTACTCGTCGACGACGTGCGCCGTGTAGAGGGCGGCGGCGACGGTGGCCGCGTGAGCGGCGGCCAGCGGGAGCGAGACGGTCGGCGCGAGCGCGCCGCCGGCGAGTGCGAGCCCGACCGCCGGGAGCATGAACGTCGGCTGGACGGTCGCGAGGACCCCGCGGGCGGTGTGCGTGCCGGTCACGGCGGAAGTTCGGTGCTGGGCGGGAAAAGTCTGGTTCGTCGCGCCGCAAAACTCGCCGACGGCATCCCGAATGATTAACCGACACTGTTAATAGCAGGTGTGGGCTTGGGTCACACAGCACAGCAACGCATGCACTACTTGGAAGCATTCGAACGGAGCGTCCGCGTCCACGGCGACGACACCGCCATCCTCACCGACGACGGTCGGTCGTTCACGTACGACGAGTTCGACCGCCGGAGCACCGAACTCACGAACGCAGTCACCGACGCGGTCGGTGACTCTCCGCTCGCAGTCCTCACGCTGAACGGGCCGGCCGCCGCCGAAGCGATGATTACCGGTCACAAGCGCGGCACGCCGACCGTCCAGCTGGCGTTCCGCGGGACCGCCGGCGAACTCGTGGACATGGTCGAGACGGCGGGCGCCGACGCCCTCCTCTTCGACGACGCCAACGCCGACACCGCCGTCGACGTCATCGACGGCGCGGACCTCTCGGTCGGCTTCCACGCCGGCTCGGCGGCCGTCGACCACCCCGACGTGGTCGACTACGAGGACGCGCTGGACGCCGCCGCGTTCACGCTCCCCGACCGCCTCCCGGCGGACGGCAAGACCAACATCTTCTACACGAGCGGCACCACCTCGGCGCCGAAGGCCCTCGCGTTCGACGGCGAGCAGATGTGGACCGGCGCCTACCAGGGCGTGATGGAGCACGGTATCGACCAGACCGACCTCGCCATCGTGACGACGCCGTGGTACCACATGGTCACGTCGGACGCGTGGCTGTACCCGCACTGGATGGCGGGCGCGACCGTCCTCCTGCACGAGGACTTCGACCCCGCCGAGGTGCTGGAACTGGTCGAGGACAACGGCGCGACCGGGCTGCTGGCGGTGCCCACGCAGCTCTCGCTGCTCAACGACGTGCAGGAGAACGCGGCCGACCCCTACGACACGAGCACGCTGTCGTACGTCCGCACCGGCGGGTCGGTCGTCACCGAGGAGCTGGTCGAGCGCACCTCGGAGTTCCTCTCGGAGCACCTCTACAACACGTACGGGATGACCGAGGGCGGCCCGAACTTCACGTTCGCCCACCCCTCGGTGCAGGACGACCACCCGGGTACCATCGGCAAGGAGTCGTTCTCGTGGGAGCTGCGCGTCGTGGAGACCGCGCCCGTCACCGAACACCCCGACCCGGAGGCGGAGGTCGGGCCGGGCGAGCAGGGCGAAATCATCGCGCGCGGGCCGGGCGTCCCGGACGGCTACATCGACAACCCGGAGGCCGAGGAGAAGTCGTTCTTCGACGAGTGGCTGCGCACCCGCGACGTCGCCGAGGTCGACGAGGACGGCTTCCTCTACATCACCGACCGCGTGGACAACATGTTCATCAGCGGCGGGGAGAACATCTACCCCGCGGAGGTCGAGCGCGCCATCGACGGCCACCCCGCGGTCGCGGAGACGCTCGTGTTCGGCCGCGACGACCCCGAGTGGGGGAAGAAGGTCACGGCCATCGTCGTCGCGGAGGCCGACGTCGACGCCGAGGAACTGGACGACTTCTGCTGCAAGCACGACGGGCTGGCGAACTACAAGCGCCCCCGCGAGTACGTCGTCCGCGAGGAGCCGCTGCCGCGCACGGACACCGGCACCGTCCAGCGCCAGCAGGCCATCGACCGCCACTTCGACTGACCTGACTCCCTCCTCGAAGCGACCGCCGTCAGAACGCGAGCGCGAAGATGCCGATCTGTACCGGGAGCAGGACGAACAGCGTTGCTAGTGAGCACAGCGCCGCCATCTTGATGAGCTCCATCGAGTCCACGACGTCCAGCCCCAGAATCGCCACGAGGACCGCCGACTGGTAGGGGAAGAAGTAGGAGTTGAGCGCGACCGCTTCGGTCATCATCACCGGGTACAGCGGGAGGCCGGCGCTCTCGGCGAACGCGACGAGCACGGGCGTCAGCACGCTCGCGACCGCCAGCCCCTCCATGAGGAACGTCAGCGCCAGCGACGCGAGCGCGAGGAACGCGAGCGCGACCGACAGCGACGCGTCCTGCGGGAACGACGCGAGGATGGCGTCGGCGGCGACGTCGGTGAATCCGGTCTGCTGGAGGCCGGCGGCGATGGCGAAGATGGCGCCGAGGAAGAACACGATGGAGAAGTTGGCGTTCTCGACGGCGTCGGCGCCGACGACGCCGACGCGGGGCGTGAACGCGAGGACGGTGACGACGAGCGCGCCGTACAGCGGGTGGAGGCCGTGGACGGAGTCGGTCGCCCAGATGGCGACGCCGACCAGCAGGAACGCCATCATGCGCCGCGCCTCCGAGGCGGCCTCGGTCCCGTGCTCGGAGTTGTCGGACACGTCGATGGCGTCGGCGTCGGCCGGCCGGTAGAGCGCGTACGCGATGGCGGTGATGACGGCCGCACGCCCGACGCCCATCACGGGGCCGAGCCAGACCGCCCACTCCATCCAGCCGATGGAGACGCCGGCGTTGGCCTCCAGCAGGCCGTTGATGATGATGTTCGCCAGCGACCCGGTGAGGATGCCGGTGCCCGCGTAGTAGGTGACGAACAGCGGCCCGAGGAACAGGCCGACGCGGGCGCTGCGGTCCGAGAAGCGCTTGCCGACGGAAATGAGGATGGGGCCGAGGATGAGCACGCGCACCAGCGACGAGGGCACGAGCACGACGAACCCGAGCGCGGCCACGCACAGCACGACCAGCAGGTTCCGGTACGTGGTCTTCGCGTTCGTGGCGGCGTCCCCGGGGAGCACGCCGAGCGCGGCGCGTTCGACCGCGCTGGCGAGCCCGCTCTGCCGGGTGGCCTCCCCGAGCAGGATGCCGAGGACGACCAGCCACGTCGCGGCGGACTGGAAGCCGGTGAGCGCGAGGTCCGTCGAGAAGGCGGCGCCGACCAGCCCGACCGCGAGCAGGCCGGTGAGCCACGGGGCGACGGGCGCACCCACCCAGAGGCTGATGGAGAAGACGGTGATGGCGAGGATGCTCGCCATGTCGGCTTCGACGGGCGCGTACACGAGGACGGCGGCGGCCGCGGCGATACCGACCGGCAGCGAGAGCCACGCCGGGTCGAACTGCCCGCGGAGCACGTCCGTCCACGTCGTTTCAGTCGTCACGTTGGAACACCGTTTGCTCGCACGGACGGAAACTGGCTTAATCTGTCTTCCGAAACCGAGAGCGGGGAGGTTTTTGGGGCCGTGGGCCGTCCGTCGAGGCGATGCTCACGGAGCCAGCCACCGACGTCTACGATGTGACGCTCGCGGAGTTCAACGGCGGCCGCTACCGGCTGTTCGTCTTCGACGGCGACGCGCCGACGCTCGTGGACGCCGGCCTCGAAGGCACGACCGACGCGGTCGCGGACGCCCTCGCGGACCTCGGCATCGAACCGGAACGCCTCGTCGTCACGCACGGGGACGGCGACCACGTCGGCGGTCTCCCCGGGCTCGTGGAGCGCTACGACCTCGAAACGTGGCTCCCGGAGGGTCTCGATATCGACGGCCACGAGCCGGACCACCAGTTCGGGGACGGCGACGACGTGGGTCGGTTCACGGCCGTCCACACGCCCGGGCACGCGTCCGAGCACCACTCGCTCGTGGACGAGGACAGCGGCGTCGCGGTCATCGGGGACGCGCTGTTCGGCGCGGACTCCCGCGGCCTCCCGGAGGGGCACTTCGTGCTGCCGCCGGCGTACTACTCCGAGGACCTCCACACAGCCGAGGAGTCCCTAGAGAAACTCGTCGAGTACGACTTCGACGTGGGGCTGGTCTACCACGGCGAGAGCGTCACCGAGGACGCCAGCGAGAAACTGGACGCGTTCGTGAACTTCGCGGGGAAGCCGTAGTCAGTCGGCGCCGGCGTCGGCGGTGTCGCCCATCGCGTCGCCGGCGTTCTCCCCGAGGTAGGCTTCGATGACGCGGCGGTCGTTCTGAATCTCCTCGGGCGTCCCCGTGGCGATGAGGTTGGCGTTGTCGAGGACGAACACGCGCTCGCTGACGGACATCAGCGCGCGCATCACGTGGTCGATGAGGAAGACGGTCTTCCCGCGGTCGGCGATGTCCCGGATGAGCTCGACGATGGCCTCCGTCTCGTCGGTGTCGAGGCCGCCCGCGACCTCGTCGAACAGCAGGACTTCGGGGTCGGTCGCGAGCGCGCGAGCGATTTCGAGGCGCTTGAGCGCGCCGACGCTGAGCTCGTCCGGCGTGGTGTGAGCCATGTCGTCGAGCCCGACGAACTCCAGGGCCTCGTGCGCGCGCTCCTCGGGGTCGCCGGAGTTCCGGCCGCCGAACTGCGCGCCGACGGCGGCGTTCTCCGCGAGCGTGAGGTTCTCGAAGGGGTGGACGATCTGGTGGGTGCGGACGAGTCCGCGGTGACAGATTTCGTGCGGCGTCATCCCCGTAATGTCCTCGCCGTCGAGGTAGACGGTGCCCTCAGTCGGCTCCTGGACCCCGGAGATGAGCCGGAACAGCGTCGACTTCCCGGCGCCGTTCGGCCCGATGAGGCCCACGGTCTCCCCCTTGTCGATGGAGAAGGAGACGTCGTCGACGGCGACGATGCCGCCGAAGTTCTTCGTGAGGTGCTCGCCTTCGAGTACGGTCATCTTGGTAGCCGTTACCTACCCACCCGCATAAATGTAGTCCCTGTCGCGTCCCGAAAGTACGTAATCGCGGGCCGCGACACTGTGGATATGCTCCGAGCGTACGACGGCGTGACGCCGACGGTCGCGGAGTCGGCGTACGTCGACGAGCGAGCGACCGTCATCGGGGACGTAGAGATTGGACCGGAAGCGAGCGTGTGGCCGGGCGCGGTGCTGCGCGGCGACCACGGCCGCATCGTGCTCGAGGAGCGCGCGAACGTCCAGGACAACGCGACCCTCCACGAGCACGCGGTGCTGGAGGCGGGCGCGACCGTCGGCCACAACGCCGTCGTCCACGACGCGACGGTCGGCGAGCGCAGCGTCGTCGGCATCGGCGCGGTGGTCCTCGACGACGCCGAAGTCGGACCGGGCAGCGTCGTCGGCGCGAACAGCACGGTCACCGAGGACACCGAGATTCCCGGCGACGTACTCGCCGTCGGGACGCCCGCGGAAGTCCGCCAAGAGTTGGAGGGAGACTTCTGGGCGGGCGCCGGCGACCGCTACGCCGAACTCGCGAAGGAGTACGCCGGGACGACGCGCGTCGTCGAGGACGGCCCCGTGCTGCCGGAGTGAGGGGTCGGCGCGCCGGTCGCGGCGAGCGCGTTTGACGGAGGGAAAACCGTTTTAGTGGCATTCGGTGTAGTGTGGGGCGTGAACTTACAGCGCCTGTTCCGTCCCGAGCGCATCGCGGTCGTCGGGGCGTCCGACACCGAGGGGAAGCTCGGCTACGAGGCGATGGCGAACGCCGTCGAGTTCGACGGTCGCGTCTACCCAGTGAACCCGTCCGGCGAGGGCGAGGTGTTCGGCGAGCCGTTCGTGGAGTCCGTCACCGACATCGAGGAGACCGTCGACCTCGCGCTGCTGGCGGTGCCCGCGCACGTCGTCCCCGACGTCGTCGCGGAGTGCGGCGAGGCCGGCGTCGGCGGCGCGGTCATCTACGCCGGCGGCTTCGCGGAAGCCGGTGGCGAGGGCGAGGAACTCCAGGAGGCCGTGATTTCGGCCGCCGACGAACACGACGTCGCCCTGCTCGGCCCGAACACGAGCGGGTTCGTCGCGCCCGCGAGCAATCTGCTGGCGTCATTCGCCGGCGGCGTCGAGCGCCTGCGGCCGGGCGGCGTGACGATTCTCGCGCAGAGCGGCGGGGTCGCCCACCAGCTGGCGTTCAGCGCGCACCGCGAGGGCCGCGGCATCGCGACGATGGTGGGGCTCGGGAACCGCGCGAACGTCGGCTTCGAGGAGGCGATTCCGTACTTCGACTCGGACCCGAACACGGACGCCATCGTCCTCCACGTCGAGGGCACCGACGACGGCCGCGCGCTCCTCGAAGCGTGCCGCGACTCGGACACGCCCGTAATCGCGTACAAGGTCGGGCAGGCGGACGTTGGTGACTTCGCGGAGTCCCACACGGGCGCGCTCACGGGCGACCACGCGCTCTACACCGCGGGGTTCGCGCAGTACGGCGTGCCCACCGTGGAGTCCACGACGGAGCTGTTCGACGCCGGGCAGGCGCTGGCGAACTCCCCGGAGCCCGAGGGCGCGAACGTCGGCGTCGTCACGGCGCAGGCCGGTCCGGGCATCATCATCGCGGACCGCCTGCAGCGAGCGGGCGCGACGCTCCCGGACCTCGCGGCGGACACCCAAGACGAGGTCGGCGAGATTCTCCCCGGTATCACGTACGCGGAGAACCCCGTGGACACGGGCCGTCCGATGCCGGAGTTCGGGGACGTGGTCGAAGCGGTCGCGGAGGACGAGCACGTGGACGTGGTGCTCGTCTACGAGCTGTTCGAGGAGGCGCTGGGCTTCCCGCAGGAGACGCTGGACGGCCTCGCCGAGCGCGTCGAGAAGCCCGTGCTGTTCGCGACCGAGGGGCCGGCCGAGTCGATGGCCGACGACCTCGACGCGCTCCGGGAGGCCGACGTACCCGTGTTCACGTCGCCCGAGCGCGGCGCTGACGCGGCCGCGGCGCTCGCGCGCTACGCGACACTAGACGACGCGGCCGCCGAGGAGGAGGTGAGCGCCGATGTCTGAGGACCCCATCGCCGCCGCGCAGGCGGACGGCCGCACGACGCTGACGGAGGCGGAGGCGAAGTCGCTGCTCGCGGACGCGGGCATCGAGACGCCGGCGTTCTCCGTCGCCGCGGACGCCGAGGCGGCTGTGGAGGCCGCCGCGGACATCGGCTTCCCGGTGGTCGTGAAGGTCTCCTCGCCGGCGGTCACGCACAAGAGCGAGTGGGCCGACGGCGCGGGCGTCGCGGTCGGCTTGGATTCGCCGGACGCGGTGCGGGAGGCCGCTGAGGCAATCTTCGATGCGGCGGACGCGCGCGGCATCGACGCGGACGTGCTCGTCGAGGAGGCGCGGGACGTGGACGCCGGCACCGAGGTCATCGTCGGCGGCCTCCGCGACCCGTCGTTCGGCCCGGTCGTGCTGACGGGACTGGGTGGCATCTTCACGGAGGTCTACGAGGACACCAGCCACCGCATCGCGCCCATCGACGCCGCGGAGGCCCGCGAGGCCATCGAGGAGCTGACCGCCATCGAGTTGCTGGAGGGCTACCGCGGCCGCGAGCCCGCGGACGTCGACGCGCTCGCGGAGGTCGTCGCAGCGGTCGGCAACCTCGTTGACGAGCACGAGGCGATTTCGGAAGTGGACGTGAACCCCGTGCTGGCGACGGAGGGCGGCGCGGTGGCGCTGGACGCGCTCGTCGTGCTGGGGGGTGACTGAGATGGCGGGCTACGAGCGCGAGTGGACGGTGCGGTTCTCGGACACGGACCCGTTCGGCATCGCGCACTACCCCCGCATCGTGGACGCGCTCCACGAGACCTCCGACATGTTCATGGAGGAGTTGGGCTTCCCGTTCTGGGAAATCTCACAGGAGCACGGGTTCGGGCTGCCGCTCGTGGAGATGAACTTCGAGTTCGAGAACCCCGTGGAGGCCGGCGACGAGGTGACCATCGAACTCACGCCCGACCCGGGGACGCGGAGCGTGCGCTTCGAGTACGAGGCGCGCTGTGACGGCGACGTGGCGTTCTCGGGGCACGAGCAGCGCGTCTGCGCCCACCACGGGGGCGGCGGGTCGATGGAACTCCCCGAGGAGTTGCGCGCGGCGTTCGAGCAGTACGCCGAGGACTGAGCGGGCGCTTCCGCCGACGGTACGCTTTTGCTGTTCGGTGCGCGACGTACTGGCATGGCCGAGTTCACGAACCCGTACGCGGAGGCCGACCCGTTCGTGGAAGCGCACTTCGACTGCCTGAACTGCGGCGGGAAGCTCTGGGAGTACGCGATTCAGCGGGCGATGGTCTGCGAGGACTGCCGGGCGCTGTTCCGCTCGGAGGACGTCTACGCCGACCAGGTCGCGGAGACGGCCTAACACGTTCGTCGCCGCTGGGCGCCGCGTCCAATACACTTATGAGATTTCTGTGCTAGTGTAACACTATGGCAACGGAAGACCCGGAGGACCTCCTAGAGATGAGTGCGGACACGAGGGGCCTCCTCGACGAGCACGACCTCGTGCCGCTGTGGGAGGTCGAAGACGAGATGGGGAGCCTCGTGGACGACATCGGCGCGAACATCTGGAAGTGGGAGGACATCCAGGCCGCCATCGACGGCATCGAGGCGGACGTGCCCATCGAGGACCTGCCGCCGGGCTTCCAGCGGCGGGTCGCCGTCCCAATCAACGCGCCCCACGCGATTTCGAACACCATCTACGTGGGCGTCCAGACGGTCTCGCCCGGCGAGACGGCGCCCGCGCACCGGCACGCCTCCAGCGCGCTCCGGTTCACCATCGACGGCCACGAGGACATGAAGACGGTCGTGGCCGGCGAGGAGTTCCCGATGCGGGACCACGACCTCATCACGACGCCGCAGTGGGAGTGGCACGACCACGTCAACGACTCCGACGAGACGGCGGCGTGGCTGGACATCCTCGACCTGCCGCTGTTCTTGGACACGCTGAACAACTCCCACGTCTTCGAGAACCACGAGCTGGAGCGCCAGCCGGTGACGAAGACGCAGGGCTACTGGGACTCCCAGTACGGCCGCGGCCGCCCGACCAACGGGGACGACGACGATTCCATCCCCGGTCCCTTCGAGGGCGACCGCGCGGCGACGCCGCCGTACCGCTTCGGCTGGGCGGAGATGGTGGAGGCGCTGCGCCAGCACGCGGACAACGACGACCCAGACCCCTACGACGGCCACAGCATGGCGTACGTCAACCCGGCGACGGGCGAGCCGCCGGTGACGCCGACGATGTCGTTCCGCGCGCAGTTGCTCCAGGAAGCGACCGACGACCACTTCCACAACTCCACGGAGGTGTACTTCGTCATCGAGGGCGAGGGCGTCACGCACGTCGGCGACGAGGCCCTGGAGTGGGGCGAGAAGGACATCTTCGTCGTGCCGCCGGACGAGATTCACCACCACGAGCCCGAGGGCGAGGAGGCCATCCTGCTGGGCATCACCGACGAGCCGGTGCTGCGCGCGCTGAACTTCTACGCGGAAGCCGAGCCCTCCTCGTAACCGCAGCGGCAGTCGTATTCGTTTCCTTCCACGCTCCATCGTCGGGAAAGAGTGGCGTATCAGCCGACAAGTATCAGGACCTATAGGTTTACCGCATGTTTTATAATGTAAGTGGTGTAGGTGTGCGTATAGCATGGTGGATAGTGACAGGTCACACAGCAGGCGCACGTATCTCAAAACACTCGGTGCGGCGGGCACCGTCGGCATGTCCGGGCTCGCCGGCTGCACCCTCCTCGGCGGTGGCGGCGGGGGCGGCAGCGAGACGGTCACGATAGCGGCGACGGTGCCCGAGTCCGGGCAGTTCTCCTCGCTGGGCGAAGCCGTCAAGCGCGGCTACGAACTCGGCGTCGCCCGCATGGACGAGCAACTCGACGCGGACGTCGAGCTCATCATGCGGGACGACGAGAGCGACCCCGAACTCGTCCGGCAGAACCTCACCCAGATTACGAGCAACAACCAGGTGGACATGATCTGGGGGAGCTTCTCCAGCCTCCTCGTGACCGCGGGGTCGGCGTACGCGGAGAGCCAGGGCATCCCGTTCGTCGGCGCGTTCTTCGCCTACGAGGGCCCACACCGCAGCGAGGGCTACGAGTGGACGTACTCGCCGTTCCCGAAGTCCCGGGACGTCGCGCGCTCGACGCGCGGGCTGCTCGAACTCATCCCCGAGGGCGAGCGCCCGACCAACGTCGGCCTCTGGGAGCCCAACAGCGGCTGGGGCGAAGAGCAGGCCGACTACTGGGAGGAGACGCTCACGGACGCCGGCTACGACGTCGTGATGCGGGAGACGTTCTCGCTGGGCAACCAGGACTTCTCGACGCTCATCTCCCAGTCCGAGAGCGCGAACGTCGAGGCGCTGCTCTCGACGCCGACGCCGCCCGGCGGCATCACCGCCGTCAACCAGATGCGGGAGAACAACTGGTCGCCGGACCTGCTGAAGTTCGTCCGCGCCGCGGACCCGACCGCGTGGTGGACCGGGCTCGAGGAGTCGGGCGCGTACGCCTGCATGTGTCCGGGCTGGGTGCCCGGCCTCACCGGCGGCGGCAACGAGGCGATGTGGTCGGCCTACGAGTCCGAGTACGGCCTCGACGACGGCGAACTCATCCG
Protein-coding sequences here:
- a CDS encoding IclR family transcriptional regulator, which produces MPNGPTTRTGVKSDETLFAVLAAVRESDGAGVTELADRLDVAKSTVHNHLATMREHGFVVKRDGKYHLGLELFNYGQAVRNDREVYRAARPVVDDLVAATGEMVWLFTPEDGRVMYLYGGAGETGIDVDTILGSWDYMHCTSGGKAILAHYSEEEVDDVVERHGLPARTPNTVTDREELDAELEAVRERGYALNLGEDLEGIHALAVPLRYEDALVGSLAVAGPAHRVSRERCETELLDQLRASTNDIELNLAYS
- a CDS encoding UbiA family prenyltransferase, whose amino-acid sequence is MTGTHTARGVLATVQPTFMLPAVGLALAGGALAPTVSLPLAAAHAATVAAALYTAHVVDEYVDAHVRGEHDPVLSATAATAAAVASSLGFSALAALLWAAGAREAVAATLPLWALAVLHAPVLDTHPLSVTVDYPVGVALAFLGGYLAQTGRLAPGVAAVAALLVVSLSGLKVSIDRLDREFDRTIGKRTLPVLLGDRASTRVGAAIHALAAALVVGFVAAAVLPPLALVAGVVALADAALAVAVAPRWSVRAQMALAYPFTAALLAAQCASAGCVAAETAGLAG
- a CDS encoding class I adenylate-forming enzyme family protein, with translation MHYLEAFERSVRVHGDDTAILTDDGRSFTYDEFDRRSTELTNAVTDAVGDSPLAVLTLNGPAAAEAMITGHKRGTPTVQLAFRGTAGELVDMVETAGADALLFDDANADTAVDVIDGADLSVGFHAGSAAVDHPDVVDYEDALDAAAFTLPDRLPADGKTNIFYTSGTTSAPKALAFDGEQMWTGAYQGVMEHGIDQTDLAIVTTPWYHMVTSDAWLYPHWMAGATVLLHEDFDPAEVLELVEDNGATGLLAVPTQLSLLNDVQENAADPYDTSTLSYVRTGGSVVTEELVERTSEFLSEHLYNTYGMTEGGPNFTFAHPSVQDDHPGTIGKESFSWELRVVETAPVTEHPDPEAEVGPGEQGEIIARGPGVPDGYIDNPEAEEKSFFDEWLRTRDVAEVDEDGFLYITDRVDNMFISGGENIYPAEVERAIDGHPAVAETLVFGRDDPEWGKKVTAIVVAEADVDAEELDDFCCKHDGLANYKRPREYVVREEPLPRTDTGTVQRQQAIDRHFD
- a CDS encoding SLC13 family permease encodes the protein MTTETTWTDVLRGQFDPAWLSLPVGIAAAAAVLVYAPVEADMASILAITVFSISLWVGAPVAPWLTGLLAVGLVGAAFSTDLALTGFQSAATWLVVLGILLGEATRQSGLASAVERAALGVLPGDAATNAKTTYRNLLVVLCVAALGFVVLVPSSLVRVLILGPILISVGKRFSDRSARVGLFLGPLFVTYYAGTGILTGSLANIIINGLLEANAGVSIGWMEWAVWLGPVMGVGRAAVITAIAYALYRPADADAIDVSDNSEHGTEAASEARRMMAFLLVGVAIWATDSVHGLHPLYGALVVTVLAFTPRVGVVGADAVENANFSIVFFLGAIFAIAAGLQQTGFTDVAADAILASFPQDASLSVALAFLALASLALTFLMEGLAVASVLTPVLVAFAESAGLPLYPVMMTEAVALNSYFFPYQSAVLVAILGLDVVDSMELIKMAALCSLATLFVLLPVQIGIFALAF
- a CDS encoding MBL fold metallo-hydrolase — encoded protein: MLTEPATDVYDVTLAEFNGGRYRLFVFDGDAPTLVDAGLEGTTDAVADALADLGIEPERLVVTHGDGDHVGGLPGLVERYDLETWLPEGLDIDGHEPDHQFGDGDDVGRFTAVHTPGHASEHHSLVDEDSGVAVIGDALFGADSRGLPEGHFVLPPAYYSEDLHTAEESLEKLVEYDFDVGLVYHGESVTEDASEKLDAFVNFAGKP
- a CDS encoding ABC transporter ATP-binding protein, which codes for MTVLEGEHLTKNFGGIVAVDDVSFSIDKGETVGLIGPNGAGKSTLFRLISGVQEPTEGTVYLDGEDITGMTPHEICHRGLVRTHQIVHPFENLTLAENAAVGAQFGGRNSGDPEERAHEALEFVGLDDMAHTTPDELSVGALKRLEIARALATDPEVLLFDEVAGGLDTDETEAIVELIRDIADRGKTVFLIDHVMRALMSVSERVFVLDNANLIATGTPEEIQNDRRVIEAYLGENAGDAMGDTADAGAD
- a CDS encoding gamma carbonic anhydrase family protein, whose amino-acid sequence is MLRAYDGVTPTVAESAYVDERATVIGDVEIGPEASVWPGAVLRGDHGRIVLEERANVQDNATLHEHAVLEAGATVGHNAVVHDATVGERSVVGIGAVVLDDAEVGPGSVVGANSTVTEDTEIPGDVLAVGTPAEVRQELEGDFWAGAGDRYAELAKEYAGTTRVVEDGPVLPE
- a CDS encoding CoA-binding protein, with product MNLQRLFRPERIAVVGASDTEGKLGYEAMANAVEFDGRVYPVNPSGEGEVFGEPFVESVTDIEETVDLALLAVPAHVVPDVVAECGEAGVGGAVIYAGGFAEAGGEGEELQEAVISAADEHDVALLGPNTSGFVAPASNLLASFAGGVERLRPGGVTILAQSGGVAHQLAFSAHREGRGIATMVGLGNRANVGFEEAIPYFDSDPNTDAIVLHVEGTDDGRALLEACRDSDTPVIAYKVGQADVGDFAESHTGALTGDHALYTAGFAQYGVPTVESTTELFDAGQALANSPEPEGANVGVVTAQAGPGIIIADRLQRAGATLPDLAADTQDEVGEILPGITYAENPVDTGRPMPEFGDVVEAVAEDEHVDVVLVYELFEEALGFPQETLDGLAERVEKPVLFATEGPAESMADDLDALREADVPVFTSPERGADAAAALARYATLDDAAAEEEVSADV
- a CDS encoding acetate--CoA ligase family protein, with translation MSEDPIAAAQADGRTTLTEAEAKSLLADAGIETPAFSVAADAEAAVEAAADIGFPVVVKVSSPAVTHKSEWADGAGVAVGLDSPDAVREAAEAIFDAADARGIDADVLVEEARDVDAGTEVIVGGLRDPSFGPVVLTGLGGIFTEVYEDTSHRIAPIDAAEAREAIEELTAIELLEGYRGREPADVDALAEVVAAVGNLVDEHEAISEVDVNPVLATEGGAVALDALVVLGGD
- a CDS encoding acyl-CoA thioesterase translates to MAGYEREWTVRFSDTDPFGIAHYPRIVDALHETSDMFMEELGFPFWEISQEHGFGLPLVEMNFEFENPVEAGDEVTIELTPDPGTRSVRFEYEARCDGDVAFSGHEQRVCAHHGGGGSMELPEELRAAFEQYAED